From the Borreliella afzelii genome, the window TAAAAAATATCTATTTTATCTTCCTTTTTGAGATAAACATATGCCTTCTTCCATGAAGAAGTTTTCCCCTTACCTATAGGATATCCTTTTCGAGACACCACAACCTTGGCTTTACTTTTAATATTAAGCAAATTACACGATACTGGAGTAACATTAAAA encodes:
- the rplW gene encoding 50S ribosomal protein L23 codes for the protein MKAYDIIVSPMLTEKTNTQRESINVYVFKVNKRANKKEVGAAIKELFNVTPVSCNLLNIKSKAKVVVSRKGYPIGKGKTSSWKKAYVYLKKEDKIDIF